In Mus musculus strain C57BL/6J chromosome 14, GRCm38.p6 C57BL/6J, the following are encoded in one genomic region:
- the Ppp1r3e gene encoding protein phosphatase 1 regulatory subunit 3E, translating to MSHERPPRTDIPRNLSFIAALTERAYYRSQRPSLEEESEEEPGEGGTRPGARSRAHVPGRGRRARSAPAGGGGARTARSRSPDTRKRVRFADALGLELAVVRRFRPGEPPRVPRHVQVQLQRDALRHFAPCPPRARGLQEARVALEPALEPGFAARLQAQRICLERADAGPLGVAGSARVLDLAYEKRVSVRWSADGWRSLRESPASYAGPAPSPPRADRFAFRLPAPPVGGTLLFALRYRVTGREFWDNNGGRDYALLGPEHPAGAGAAEPQGWIHFI from the exons ATGTCCCACGAGCGGCCACCGCGCACGGATATACCCCGCAACCTGAGCTTTATAGCGGCATTGACCGAGCGGGCGTACTACCGCAGCCAGCGGCCCAGCCTCGAGGAGGAGTCGGAGGAGGAGCCCGGGGAGGGCGGGACCCGGCCAGGCGCCCGCTCGCGGGCTCACGTTCCGGGTCGGGGGCGCAGGGCCCGCTCTGCGCCCGCGGGTGGTGGCGGGGCGCGGACAGCCCGCAGCCGCAGCCCTGACACTCGCAAGAGAGTGCGTTTCGCCGACGCGCTGGGGCTGGAGCTGGCCGTGGTCCGGCGCTTCCGCCCTGGGGAACCGCCCCGGGTGCCCCGCCACGTGCAGGTGCAACTGCAGAGGGACGCCCTGCGCCACTTCGCGCCGTGCCCGCCGCGAGCCCGCGGCCTCCAG GAGGCGCGCGTCGCCCTGGAGCCAGCCCTGGAGCCCGGCTTCGCCGCCCGGCTGCAGGCGCAGCGCATCTGCCTGGAGCGCGCAGACGCGGGCCCTCTGGGCGTGGCCGGGAGCGCGCGCGTGCTGGACCTGGCCTACGAGAAGCGCGTGAGCGTGCGCTGGAGCGCGGACGGCTGGCGCAGCCTGCGGGAATCGCCCGCCTCCTACGCGGGTCCAGCTCCGTCCCCGCCGCGGGCTGACCGCTTCGCCTTCCGCCTGCCCGCACCTCCGGTCGGCGGAACGCTGCTCTTCGCCCTTCGCTACCGGGTTACCGGCCGAGAGTTCTGGGATAACAACGGCGGCCGAGACTACGCGCTCCTTGGGCCCGAGCATCCTGCCGGTGCCGGAGCCGCGGAGCCCCAGGGCTGGATccattttatttga